In Acidobacteriota bacterium, one DNA window encodes the following:
- a CDS encoding tRNA guanosine(34) transglycosylase Tgt gives MTGFRFELLSGAAGGARRGRLHTPHGTVETPCFMPVGTRATVKAIPQNDLESLGAEIILANTYHLYLRPGHERIQRLGGLHRFAAWPHPILTDSGGFQVFSLKGKISEAGVEFRSHLDGSLHQLTPELAMDIQASLGSDIRMAFDDCTPYPATLDQTRASLERTLRWADRSRSAWLHSLTPGPWPLTPGILFGIVQGGMYPELRREAADRLVAMDFPGYAIGGVSVGEPRELSETAVAAALERLPTDKPRYLMGVGTPDELRRYVAMGVDMFDCVLPTRNARNGLAFTSAGPVVIRNAQYAEDQAPLDAACACSTCVRYSRAYLRHLVRTGEILASILLTHHNLHFYLETMRQLRQPLSAPPSPSAAAGPLTS, from the coding sequence GTGACCGGATTCCGCTTTGAGCTGTTGTCGGGTGCGGCGGGCGGAGCCCGCCGCGGTCGCCTGCACACGCCGCACGGTACGGTCGAGACGCCCTGCTTCATGCCGGTCGGCACGCGTGCCACGGTCAAAGCCATCCCCCAGAACGACCTCGAATCACTGGGCGCGGAAATCATCCTCGCCAATACCTATCACCTTTACCTCCGCCCCGGTCACGAGCGCATCCAGCGCCTCGGCGGCCTGCACCGTTTCGCCGCCTGGCCCCACCCCATCCTCACCGATAGCGGCGGCTTTCAGGTCTTCAGCCTCAAGGGCAAGATCAGCGAAGCCGGGGTCGAATTCCGCTCCCATCTCGACGGCAGCCTGCATCAGCTCACCCCCGAGCTGGCCATGGACATTCAGGCCTCCCTCGGCAGCGACATTCGCATGGCCTTTGACGACTGCACCCCTTACCCCGCCACCCTCGACCAAACCCGCGCCTCCCTCGAACGCACCCTCCGCTGGGCAGATCGCTCCCGCTCCGCCTGGCTGCACTCCCTTACCCCCGGCCCCTGGCCCCTGACCCCTGGCATTCTTTTCGGCATCGTCCAGGGCGGCATGTATCCCGAACTCCGGCGTGAGGCCGCCGACCGCCTGGTCGCCATGGATTTCCCGGGTTATGCCATTGGCGGCGTTTCCGTCGGCGAGCCACGCGAGCTCAGCGAAACCGCCGTCGCCGCCGCCCTGGAGCGCCTGCCCACCGACAAGCCACGTTACCTGATGGGTGTGGGCACGCCCGACGAGCTGCGCCGCTACGTAGCCATGGGGGTGGATATGTTTGACTGCGTGCTACCCACCCGCAATGCCCGCAACGGCCTGGCTTTCACCTCAGCCGGCCCTGTCGTCATCCGCAACGCCCAGTATGCCGAAGACCAAGCCCCCCTCGATGCCGCCTGTGCCTGCTCCACCTGTGTCCGTTACTCCCGCGCCTACCTCCGCCATCTGGTCCGCACCGGCGAAATTCTGGCCAGCATCCTGCTCACCCACCACAACCTCCACTTCTATCTGGAAACCATGCGCCAGCTCCGCCAGCCCCTCAGCGCCCCGCCGTCACCCTCCGCTGCGGCAGGCCCGCTGACAAGCTGA
- the queD gene encoding 6-carboxytetrahydropterin synthase QueD, with amino-acid sequence MFSISVEETFSSGHALRGYRGKCENPHGHNYRVRVRLQGPRLNGIGLLYDFKDLKGFIRRETEQWDHQYLNDLEPFREQNPSAENMARELFERLQKSLTGNAEGVVVESVTVFETDTTAAVYNGE; translated from the coding sequence ATGTTCTCCATCTCCGTCGAAGAGACCTTTTCCTCCGGTCATGCGCTGCGCGGCTATCGCGGCAAATGCGAGAATCCCCACGGCCACAACTATCGTGTACGCGTCCGGCTGCAAGGTCCGCGTCTGAACGGCATCGGCCTTTTGTATGACTTCAAAGACCTCAAGGGCTTCATCCGCCGCGAAACCGAGCAGTGGGACCACCAGTACCTGAACGACCTCGAACCCTTCCGCGAGCAAAACCCTTCCGCCGAAAATATGGCGCGTGAACTCTTTGAACGCCTGCAAAAGAGCCTCACCGGCAACGCCGAAGGTGTCGTGGTGGAATCTGTAACGGTGTTTGAAACCGATACCACGGCGGCCGTTTACAACGGCGAGTGA
- a CDS encoding tetratricopeptide repeat protein produces MTIMKYLQRFSLITGVALLGALMTLPLAAQQFAGFKGTIIGLNNKPFPNAKVTFTRADAKGTIKLTTDKKGQFEDDRVPAGTYSMSVVAETGQDIKVQDDIKAVAGKMLNAHVNLAVIAAAINGGPPPKGMSTEEAAAFAARKKEAEAKNAKMGQLNTLLAQNKQFYEAKQYDQAIAVMQKAVAIDQKHDILFANLAEDYAAAKQYKEAAGAYQKAIALKPTDAGYQINLGSVLAESGDTAGANAAFNKAAQMDPTQAKLAIYNEGVVLMNKNNLEGAAAAFTKVLSMDPSDVNAWYYKGMSLLGQAKTDPKTNKMIPLPGTKEAMQKVISLAPSSQQAATAKAVLQQIGGGE; encoded by the coding sequence ATGACAATTATGAAATATCTGCAACGTTTCAGCCTCATCACAGGCGTGGCGCTGCTGGGCGCGCTGATGACGCTGCCGCTCGCGGCGCAGCAGTTCGCCGGCTTCAAGGGCACCATTATCGGCCTCAACAACAAGCCCTTTCCCAACGCGAAGGTGACCTTCACCCGCGCCGACGCGAAGGGCACCATCAAGCTCACGACCGACAAAAAAGGCCAGTTCGAAGATGACCGTGTGCCGGCCGGAACCTACAGCATGAGCGTGGTCGCCGAGACCGGCCAGGATATAAAAGTCCAGGATGATATCAAGGCGGTGGCCGGCAAAATGCTCAATGCTCACGTCAACCTTGCCGTGATTGCCGCAGCCATCAACGGCGGTCCGCCGCCGAAGGGCATGTCCACGGAAGAAGCGGCCGCCTTCGCCGCGCGCAAGAAAGAAGCCGAGGCCAAAAACGCCAAGATGGGCCAGCTCAACACCCTGCTGGCGCAGAACAAGCAGTTCTACGAGGCCAAGCAGTACGATCAGGCGATTGCGGTCATGCAGAAAGCTGTCGCCATCGATCAGAAGCACGACATTCTCTTCGCCAATTTGGCCGAAGATTATGCCGCCGCCAAGCAGTACAAAGAGGCCGCCGGCGCCTACCAAAAAGCCATCGCCCTCAAACCCACCGACGCCGGCTACCAGATCAACCTTGGTTCTGTCCTGGCTGAATCCGGCGACACCGCCGGCGCCAACGCGGCCTTCAACAAGGCTGCCCAAATGGACCCCACCCAGGCCAAGCTGGCGATCTACAACGAAGGCGTCGTGCTCATGAACAAGAACAACCTCGAAGGCGCGGCCGCCGCCTTCACCAAGGTCCTGAGCATGGATCCCAGCGACGTCAACGCCTGGTACTACAAGGGCATGAGCCTGCTTGGCCAAGCCAAGACCGATCCCAAAACCAACAAGATGATTCCTCTGCCCGGCACCAAAGAAGCCATGCAGAAGGTCATTTCCCTTGCTCCCAGCAGCCAGCAGGCGGCGACTGCCAAGGCCGTCCTCCAGCAAATCGGCGGCGGCGAGTAA
- a CDS encoding BON domain-containing protein translates to MRSRNLVAIGATVLMTMALAACSKSSAGTQDAAITQAVENKLNADPSLQGDNIKASTENGVVTLTGSVSSNAARAAAAKDAQVQGVTEVSNEIATTTAVGNTPAASGNQPSTSRRRAASGSEPPAAPAAPAPPATVELSAGRVLAVRLGQPLSSKTAQAGQTWQGTVSAPVRMDGQVVVPQGAAVSGTIVAADSAGHFKGRSRLVLRLTELQFNGESYDLASRERVFQTTSRGNTTAQRVGIGAAIGGVIGAIAGGGKGAAIGAGAGAGTGTAVQAFTNAPEVNLAAETVLDFTLSAPVKVVPAAGN, encoded by the coding sequence ATGAGGTCACGAAACCTAGTTGCAATTGGGGCTACGGTGCTGATGACAATGGCACTGGCAGCCTGCTCGAAGAGCAGTGCGGGCACGCAAGATGCAGCCATCACACAGGCGGTTGAGAACAAGCTCAACGCCGACCCGAGCCTGCAAGGCGACAACATTAAGGCATCGACAGAAAATGGGGTGGTCACGCTGACGGGCAGCGTGAGCAGCAACGCTGCACGCGCCGCCGCGGCCAAAGACGCGCAGGTGCAGGGCGTGACGGAAGTAAGCAACGAGATTGCCACCACCACGGCGGTGGGCAATACGCCCGCCGCCAGTGGCAATCAACCGTCCACGAGCCGGCGGCGAGCCGCGTCTGGAAGTGAGCCGCCAGCGGCTCCGGCAGCTCCGGCGCCACCGGCCACGGTGGAGTTGTCGGCGGGGCGCGTGCTGGCGGTGCGGCTGGGGCAACCGCTCAGCTCGAAGACGGCGCAGGCGGGGCAGACCTGGCAAGGCACGGTTTCTGCGCCCGTGCGCATGGATGGGCAGGTAGTGGTTCCGCAGGGGGCGGCGGTGAGCGGGACGATTGTCGCTGCCGATTCGGCCGGCCACTTCAAAGGACGGTCGCGATTGGTGCTGCGGCTTACCGAGCTGCAATTCAACGGCGAAAGCTATGATCTGGCCAGCAGAGAACGGGTTTTTCAGACGACCTCGCGCGGTAATACGACGGCGCAGCGTGTCGGTATTGGCGCGGCGATCGGCGGCGTGATCGGCGCCATCGCCGGCGGCGGCAAAGGCGCGGCCATTGGTGCCGGCGCCGGCGCGGGCACCGGAACCGCAGTGCAGGCGTTCACCAACGCGCCGGAAGTCAACCTGGCGGCAGAGACGGTGCTGGACTTCACGCTCTCGGCGCCGGTGAAGGTCGTGCCGGCGGCCGGCAACTAG
- a CDS encoding radical SAM protein, whose product MNLQITEIFHSLQGESSHAGLPCVFVRLTGCNLRCTWCDTEYSFHGGRRMDLTEVLEAVRAYPCRRVEITGGEPLLQAPAVKALAEALLAASYTVLIETSGERDLSPVPPAVIKIVDVKCPASGEAGSFRESNLKLLRPWDELKFVLSDEADYNFARDFIARHQLVSGPPALLFSPAFRKDASGARSSSQCVLDPETLAGWILRDGLPVRLSLQIHKFIWDPARRGV is encoded by the coding sequence ATGAACCTCCAAATCACTGAGATTTTTCATTCGCTGCAGGGCGAATCGAGCCATGCCGGGCTGCCCTGCGTTTTCGTCCGCCTTACCGGTTGCAATTTGCGCTGCACTTGGTGTGATACCGAATACAGCTTTCACGGCGGGCGGCGCATGGATCTGACCGAAGTGCTCGAGGCCGTGCGCGCCTACCCCTGCCGCCGGGTCGAAATTACCGGTGGTGAGCCGCTACTGCAGGCGCCCGCTGTCAAAGCCTTGGCCGAGGCACTCTTGGCCGCTAGCTATACCGTCCTGATCGAAACCAGCGGCGAGCGCGATCTCAGCCCGGTTCCGCCCGCGGTCATCAAAATCGTCGACGTAAAGTGCCCGGCCAGCGGCGAAGCCGGTTCCTTCCGTGAGAGTAATCTCAAGCTGCTGCGACCGTGGGACGAACTCAAGTTTGTCCTCAGCGATGAAGCCGACTACAATTTCGCTCGCGACTTCATCGCGCGCCATCAGCTCGTCTCTGGTCCTCCTGCGCTTCTGTTTTCGCCTGCCTTCCGCAAAGACGCTAGCGGCGCGCGCAGCAGCTCGCAGTGCGTGCTCGATCCGGAAACGCTGGCTGGCTGGATATTGCGCGATGGCCTGCCGGTGCGCCTGAGCCTGCAAATCCACAAGTTCATCTGGGACCCAGCGAGGCGCGGGGTATGA
- the yajC gene encoding preprotein translocase subunit YajC: MGVPALFPAFWAQASSSAAGGGIGLLMILVVFAIFYFLLIMPVQRRQKKVRQMHQALKTGDEVITSGGIRGRIISIKDDSVQLRCAPDQIKLEFVRSAVAQVISGENAGSGRSSGAKP; encoded by the coding sequence ATGGGCGTCCCTGCCCTTTTCCCGGCCTTCTGGGCGCAGGCCTCGTCGTCTGCCGCCGGCGGCGGCATCGGCCTGTTGATGATCCTGGTGGTCTTTGCCATCTTCTATTTCCTGCTCATCATGCCCGTGCAGCGGCGGCAGAAGAAGGTGCGGCAAATGCACCAGGCGCTCAAAACCGGCGATGAGGTCATCACCTCCGGCGGCATTCGCGGCCGCATCATCAGCATCAAGGACGACAGCGTACAGTTGCGCTGCGCCCCCGATCAGATCAAGCTCGAATTCGTGCGCTCGGCCGTCGCTCAGGTAATTTCCGGCGAAAACGCCGGCAGCGGCCGCAGCAGTGGGGCCAAGCCGTAG
- the queC gene encoding 7-cyano-7-deazaguanine synthase QueC, translating to MKPAAVVCLSGGMDSCVCLALAVRDYDPAVLHFDYGQRTQAREREAFIAMADYYGITRRLIVTTELFRQIGGSALTDASLPVPEAGVDPSVIPITYVPFRNAHFLAAGVSWAETLGAGIVIIGAVAPDSSGYPDCRPEYYAAFNELLRVGTKSGDIRIATPLLHMGKADIVRLGLELHAPFPLSWSCYQNAGRACGRCDSCRLRRRAFRQAGASDPAAYAVTVEE from the coding sequence ATGAAACCGGCCGCGGTGGTCTGTCTCAGTGGCGGCATGGATAGCTGCGTCTGCTTGGCGCTCGCCGTGCGCGATTACGACCCCGCCGTGCTGCATTTTGATTATGGTCAGCGCACCCAGGCGCGCGAGCGCGAAGCCTTTATCGCCATGGCCGACTACTACGGCATCACGCGCCGCCTGATCGTCACCACCGAACTCTTTCGCCAAATTGGTGGTTCGGCTCTAACCGACGCGTCGCTGCCGGTGCCCGAAGCTGGAGTGGATCCATCGGTAATCCCGATTACCTATGTGCCCTTCCGCAACGCGCATTTCCTTGCTGCCGGCGTCTCCTGGGCTGAAACCCTGGGTGCCGGGATTGTGATCATCGGCGCCGTCGCGCCCGACAGTTCCGGCTACCCCGATTGCCGTCCCGAGTACTACGCCGCCTTCAATGAGCTTTTGCGCGTCGGCACGAAAAGCGGCGATATCCGCATCGCGACGCCCTTGCTGCACATGGGCAAAGCCGACATCGTGCGCCTCGGACTTGAACTGCATGCCCCATTTCCATTATCTTGGTCCTGTTACCAGAATGCCGGCCGGGCTTGTGGGCGCTGTGATAGTTGCCGGTTGCGCCGCCGCGCGTTCCGCCAAGCTGGGGCAAGCGATCCGGCCGCCTACGCGGTCACCGTGGAGGAATGA
- a CDS encoding slipin family protein, translated as MAGIIVVIIIVVLFLLSAIKVLAEYERGVVFRLGRVLGAPKGPGVVLIFPIIDRLVRISLQIDTLDVPPQDVITHDNVTCTVTAVVYYKVIDPEKAVIEVRNFRFASSQFAQTTLRAVLGEVEFDDLLSSREKLNARLQSILDERTEPWGVKVTDVVIKAVDLPESMQRAIARQAEAEREKRAKIIHADGEYEAASRLSEAAAIIASEPIALQLRYLQTLLEIGSDKNTTVVFPLPLDLIDVFMQARPGTKTVPGGSGSSNP; from the coding sequence ATGGCTGGAATCATCGTTGTCATTATCATCGTTGTGCTCTTCCTGCTCTCCGCCATCAAGGTGCTGGCGGAGTATGAGCGCGGCGTCGTGTTCCGCTTGGGCCGGGTTCTGGGCGCGCCCAAAGGGCCCGGTGTGGTCCTGATTTTTCCCATCATCGATCGCCTCGTTCGCATCTCGCTGCAGATCGACACCCTCGATGTCCCGCCACAGGACGTAATCACCCATGACAACGTCACCTGTACGGTCACCGCGGTCGTCTATTACAAGGTGATCGATCCGGAAAAGGCCGTCATCGAAGTCCGCAATTTCCGCTTCGCCAGTTCGCAGTTCGCGCAGACCACACTGCGCGCGGTTCTCGGCGAAGTGGAGTTCGACGACTTGCTCTCCAGCCGTGAAAAGCTGAATGCCCGCCTGCAAAGCATCCTCGACGAGCGCACCGAACCCTGGGGCGTGAAGGTTACCGACGTGGTCATCAAGGCCGTCGACCTGCCCGAGTCCATGCAGCGCGCCATCGCCCGCCAGGCGGAAGCCGAGCGCGAAAAGCGCGCCAAGATTATCCACGCCGATGGCGAGTACGAAGCTGCCTCGCGGCTGTCGGAAGCTGCCGCCATCATTGCCAGCGAGCCCATCGCCCTGCAGTTGCGCTATCTCCAGACTTTGCTCGAGATCGGTTCGGATAAAAATACGACCGTCGTGTTCCCCCTGCCCCTCGATTTGATCGATGTCTTCATGCAGGCGCGTCCGGGAACTAAGACCGTGCCAGGCGGGTCAGGGTCCTCCAATCCATGA
- a CDS encoding SPOR domain-containing protein — MKPAAQRYEREPHKPKPQYQFEMGTKSLLAAFFALAIVCGLFFAFGYTIGEHTIPATFTLGAAKPPSARAMASPIAPGVQPPNPQQLGAAETNQTPATLTNASSSTGTMATPTGVDAPASVSPSNSSASQPTPTPTATATAANSAPNLAATRNIAPPAAGGLTKLPAPKTISSTTPTPANASGSQVFAVQVFAGTSSDAGSLASALQTRGYPASVISPASGSGNSLYRVEVGPYLTRAEAEAMRARLRADGYQAVLRIGQ, encoded by the coding sequence ATGAAACCCGCCGCACAGCGCTACGAACGCGAGCCCCACAAGCCGAAGCCGCAATATCAGTTTGAAATGGGCACCAAATCTTTACTGGCTGCGTTCTTCGCCTTGGCAATCGTCTGCGGCCTGTTCTTTGCCTTCGGCTACACCATCGGCGAGCACACCATTCCCGCAACGTTTACCCTGGGCGCCGCGAAGCCGCCCTCCGCTCGCGCTATGGCGAGTCCCATCGCTCCCGGTGTGCAACCACCCAACCCGCAACAACTGGGTGCGGCCGAAACCAATCAGACACCCGCCACCCTGACCAACGCTTCCTCCAGCACGGGCACGATGGCCACCCCCACCGGCGTCGATGCCCCGGCTTCCGTCAGCCCCTCGAACTCCTCGGCATCGCAACCCACCCCAACGCCCACCGCTACGGCCACGGCCGCCAACTCAGCCCCCAATCTCGCCGCGACCCGTAACATTGCTCCTCCCGCCGCCGGCGGATTAACGAAGCTCCCCGCTCCCAAGACCATCTCTTCCACAACTCCCACGCCTGCAAATGCCAGCGGCTCTCAAGTTTTTGCGGTTCAGGTCTTTGCCGGCACGTCGAGCGACGCCGGCAGCCTGGCCTCGGCGCTGCAAACCCGCGGCTATCCGGCTTCGGTTATCTCACCCGCTTCCGGCAGCGGCAACAGTCTTTATCGCGTCGAAGTCGGCCCCTATCTCACCCGTGCCGAAGCCGAAGCCATGCGCGCCCGCCTCCGTGCCGACGGCTACCAAGCCGTCCTCCGCATCGGACAGTGA
- a CDS encoding PLP-dependent transferase: protein MIGVTPLGFSSRAIHIGQTPDPSTGAVNVPIFASSTYVQAAIGENKGYEYSRVSNPTRTALETNLAAVAGSHSAHVFASGMAAIHAVLMRLSAGDHVICGSNVYGGTPRLFNQVLARFGLRFSYVDTREPERIEKAFEAKTRLVFVETPTNPLMELCDLRACATIAHKHGAELAVDNTFMSPYFQQPLALGADLEVHSTTKFLNGHSDGLGGVVMASNEKQAEDFRFLQKASGAILSPFECFLLLRGVKTLAVRMRQHDANGRRLAAWLTRQPQVKAVYYPGLESHPQHALASKQMSGFGSMITLETGSFDNAQKILRKVRLCSLAESLGGVETLISHPATMTHAAIGAEGRAAIGITDGMVRLSVGIEEAEDIEADLAQALA from the coding sequence ATTATAGGCGTGACCCCACTTGGATTTTCCTCACGCGCCATTCATATAGGACAAACGCCTGATCCTTCGACTGGCGCGGTCAACGTGCCCATCTTTGCCAGCTCAACCTACGTGCAGGCGGCAATTGGCGAAAACAAAGGTTATGAGTATTCGCGCGTCAGCAATCCCACGCGCACCGCGCTGGAGACGAACCTGGCCGCGGTCGCCGGCAGCCACAGCGCGCATGTATTTGCCAGCGGCATGGCGGCGATTCACGCGGTGCTGATGCGGCTTTCGGCCGGAGACCATGTGATCTGCGGCAGCAACGTCTACGGCGGTACACCCCGGCTGTTCAATCAGGTGCTGGCGCGGTTTGGCCTGCGCTTCAGCTACGTGGACACGCGCGAGCCGGAACGCATCGAAAAAGCATTTGAGGCGAAAACACGGCTGGTGTTTGTCGAGACGCCGACGAATCCGCTGATGGAGCTGTGCGATTTGCGTGCCTGCGCCACCATCGCGCACAAGCACGGCGCGGAACTCGCGGTCGACAACACGTTTATGAGTCCGTATTTTCAACAGCCGCTGGCGCTAGGCGCGGACCTGGAAGTACATTCGACGACAAAGTTTCTGAACGGCCACAGCGACGGGCTGGGCGGAGTGGTGATGGCGTCAAACGAGAAGCAGGCCGAGGACTTCCGCTTTCTGCAGAAAGCCAGCGGCGCGATTCTGAGCCCGTTCGAATGCTTCCTGCTACTGCGGGGCGTCAAGACGCTGGCGGTGCGCATGCGGCAGCACGATGCCAATGGACGGCGGTTGGCGGCATGGCTGACGCGGCAGCCGCAGGTGAAGGCGGTTTACTATCCGGGACTGGAAAGCCATCCGCAACATGCGCTGGCCAGCAAGCAAATGTCAGGCTTCGGATCGATGATCACCCTCGAAACCGGCTCGTTTGACAACGCCCAGAAGATCCTGCGCAAGGTGCGGCTGTGCTCGCTAGCGGAGAGTCTGGGCGGAGTGGAAACGCTGATTTCGCACCCGGCAACGATGACCCACGCCGCCATCGGTGCCGAAGGACGCGCGGCCATTGGCATCACCGACGGCATGGTGCGGCTATCGGTCGGCATCGAAGAAGCCGAAGACATCGAAGCCGACCTCGCGCAGGCGCTCGCATAA
- a CDS encoding abhydrolase domain-containing 18: MSGPYAHLISRWERRLNRVDQNRRVTPFAWGAEWLRRTPMNGLPDWPADASPAEVIPRLRAWNQRVLAASDQFFAYEPVRDYALQEGVLRFPSPVETPWPENRDVVAHWFPAAVAGMAHRRSAVVVIAQWNADAGSHIGLSRMFQRAGVSTLRVSMPYHDVRMPAATRRAEYTVDANIGRVIHAARQAVVDIRASLDWLEQQGYDSLGVVGTSLGSCYALLASAHDPRLRVNGFNHISQYFGDVVWTGLATYHVRQSLEPYIAQPELREAWRVISPASYLDRFAATSRQAPKKSLLLWTRYDPCFLPEFSRQVVADFQRLGLDHEAHCLPCGHYTIGRVPFKFADGWFLTRFLQKHM; this comes from the coding sequence ATGTCTGGACCTTACGCTCACCTCATTTCCCGCTGGGAGCGCCGCCTGAACCGCGTCGACCAGAATCGCCGCGTCACCCCTTTTGCCTGGGGCGCAGAATGGCTCCGCCGCACTCCCATGAACGGCCTCCCCGACTGGCCCGCCGACGCCTCTCCGGCCGAGGTCATCCCCCGGTTGCGTGCCTGGAATCAGCGCGTCCTCGCCGCCAGCGACCAATTTTTCGCCTACGAACCGGTGCGTGATTACGCCCTGCAGGAGGGCGTGCTGCGTTTTCCTTCGCCGGTTGAAACTCCCTGGCCGGAAAACCGCGATGTGGTTGCCCACTGGTTTCCCGCCGCGGTCGCTGGAATGGCGCACCGCCGGAGCGCTGTGGTCGTAATTGCCCAATGGAACGCAGACGCTGGCAGTCACATCGGTCTCAGCCGCATGTTTCAAAGAGCCGGGGTCAGCACCCTGCGTGTCAGCATGCCCTACCACGATGTCCGTATGCCCGCCGCAACCCGGCGTGCGGAGTACACCGTGGATGCCAATATCGGCCGCGTCATCCACGCGGCGCGCCAGGCGGTGGTCGACATCCGTGCCTCCCTGGACTGGCTCGAACAGCAAGGCTACGACTCCCTCGGCGTCGTCGGCACCAGCCTCGGCTCCTGTTACGCCCTCCTCGCCAGCGCCCACGATCCGCGCCTGCGCGTCAACGGCTTCAACCACATCTCGCAGTATTTCGGCGATGTCGTCTGGACCGGCCTCGCCACCTATCACGTCCGCCAAAGTCTTGAGCCTTACATCGCGCAGCCTGAGTTGCGCGAAGCCTGGCGCGTCATTTCGCCCGCCAGCTATCTTGACCGCTTCGCTGCGACCAGCCGCCAGGCGCCCAAAAAAAGCCTCCTGCTCTGGACCCGCTACGACCCCTGCTTCCTGCCTGAATTTTCGCGCCAGGTGGTCGCCGATTTTCAGCGCCTCGGCCTCGACCATGAGGCCCATTGCCTGCCCTGCGGCCATTACACCATCGGCCGCGTTCCCTTCAAATTCGCCGATGGCTGGTTCCTCACCCGCTTCTTGCAGAAGCACATGTAG
- a CDS encoding nodulation protein NfeD codes for MRAWPQFGMLATIAYERPRRRRQLWPPIRKMRKRSNSSRSLRSAVRGQGPGARSRTDNYLWLLGVVAGILLVTVGALGALAPSARLASEPSRAPDPSSLDPVVIIDLHDTVNTISAEYVVRGIHSAAQRHAAAVVLELGTPGGLGTAMRNIIQAILSSPVPVIGYVAPSGARSASAGFYILLSCDVAAMAPGTNTGAAHPVVLGATVGKIEAEKMQNDAAAYIRSLASRRHRNVELAQKGVLQSLSFTDQEALKDNLINLMAPDLPHLLAQLNRTTITRINGQQQTLQLTGPQEAFSMSLRERVLDTSASLAFILLAIGALLIYIEFTHPGAFAPGVIGLILIVFSLFALSLLPINWSGAGLIIVAFVLFVLEARFPTHGILAVGGVIALALGGVLLVNSPIPAMRVDLSAALGVAIGFGVVSLFLVHLVVQAQRRRVVTGAQGLRGELGLALTALALQGTVLVHGERWTASARTPVAPGQPIRVLAVHGLKLEVEAVAE; via the coding sequence ATGCGGGCCTGGCCGCAATTTGGTATGCTCGCCACGATAGCGTACGAGCGGCCAAGGAGGCGGCGGCAGCTCTGGCCGCCGATCCGAAAAATGCGCAAGCGCAGCAACTCGAGCAGAAGCTTAAGGTCAGCGGTCAGGGGCCAGGGGCCAGGGGCCAGAAGCCGAACCGATAACTACCTCTGGCTGCTCGGCGTCGTCGCGGGAATTCTCCTGGTCACGGTCGGTGCGCTCGGGGCGCTTGCTCCCTCCGCTCGGCTGGCATCCGAGCCTTCCCGGGCCCCTGACCCCTCGTCCCTGGACCCTGTAGTCATCATCGACCTGCATGACACCGTCAATACCATCAGCGCCGAGTACGTCGTCCGCGGCATTCACTCCGCCGCCCAGCGGCATGCCGCCGCGGTGGTTCTGGAGCTGGGCACGCCCGGCGGCCTCGGCACCGCAATGCGCAACATCATTCAGGCGATTCTGTCTTCGCCCGTGCCCGTCATTGGCTACGTAGCGCCCAGCGGCGCGCGCTCGGCTTCGGCCGGCTTTTATATCCTGCTGAGCTGTGATGTCGCTGCTATGGCGCCGGGCACCAACACCGGCGCGGCGCATCCGGTCGTGCTGGGCGCGACCGTCGGCAAAATCGAAGCCGAAAAAATGCAAAATGATGCCGCCGCCTACATCCGCAGCCTGGCCTCGCGCCGGCATCGCAACGTCGAGCTGGCCCAGAAGGGGGTGCTGCAAAGTCTCTCCTTCACCGATCAGGAGGCGCTGAAAGACAATCTAATCAATCTCATGGCGCCCGACCTGCCCCATCTGCTGGCGCAACTCAATCGCACCACCATCACCCGCATCAATGGCCAGCAGCAAACCCTACAGCTCACCGGCCCGCAGGAGGCTTTCTCCATGAGTCTCCGTGAGCGCGTGCTCGATACCAGCGCCAGCCTGGCGTTTATCCTGCTGGCCATCGGCGCGCTGCTGATTTACATCGAGTTCACCCACCCCGGCGCCTTCGCCCCAGGCGTTATCGGCCTCATTTTGATCGTCTTCTCGCTCTTCGCGCTATCGTTGCTGCCTATCAACTGGTCCGGCGCTGGCTTGATCATCGTCGCTTTCGTCCTCTTTGTGCTCGAGGCCAGGTTCCCCACCCACGGCATTCTCGCCGTCGGCGGCGTCATCGCCCTCGCCCTCGGCGGCGTCCTGCTGGTGAATTCTCCGATTCCGGCCATGCGTGTCGATCTCAGCGCCGCCCTCGGCGTCGCCATCGGCTTTGGAGTGGTTTCGCTCTTTCTGGTGCATTTAGTCGTCCAGGCGCAGCGTCGCCGTGTCGTCACCGGCGCGCAAGGCCTGCGGGGCGAACTCGGCCTCGCCTTGACCGCCCTGGCCCTCCAGGGAACCGTCCTGGTGCATGGCGAGCGCTGGACAGCCAGTGCCCGCACGCCCGTCGCCCCGGGCCAGCCCATCCGCGTTTTGGCGGTACACGGCTTGAAACTAGAGGTAGAAGCTGTAGCGGAGTAG